The segment CATCGGGCCGCAGGAAGCTTTTATTGAGGATATTCAGACGAATCTGTCGCTGCTGCGCCACAAGATCAAGCATGCGGATCTGAAGACCAAGCATTTCGCTATCGGCAAATATACCAAGACCGATGTATATCTGGTCTATCTCGAAGGGCTCTGCAAGCCGGAAATCCTGGCGGAAATGGAACAGAAGCTGGGCAGTCTCGATGTAGACGGGATTCTGGGCATCAGCTATCTGGCGGAGCATATGTCCCGGGGGCAATTCTCCCCTTTTCCGCTCTATCAATATACGGAACGCCCTGACTCTGTCGCCGCCTCGCTCATGGAAGGCAGAGTCGGCATTCTGCAGGACGGCACACCGTCCGCTCTGTTGGCGCCGGTTACTTTTTTTGCGCTGCTGCAATCCTCCGAGGATTATTACCAGAGCTTTTATGCAGGCAGCTGGATCCGGCTGGTCCGCCTCTTTTTCTCGCTGATCTCAATGATACTGCCGTCATTATATGTCGCCATTACAACCTTTCACTCACAGATCATTCCCTCTGATCTGCTGATAACGATAGCTGCGGCCCGCGAGAATATCCCGTTCACTGCCCTGACGGAGGCGCTGATTATGGAGCTTACGTTCGAAGCTCTGCGTGAAGCCGGGACCCGTATTCCGAAGCCAGTGGGTCAGACCGTCTCCATTATCGGAGGTATCGTTATCGGACAGGCGGCGGTCCAGGCGGGAATTGTCTCGGCACCGATGGTCATTGTAGTATCCATTACGGGGATCGCTTCTTACATCATTCCGCATCTGGAGCTTGGACTGACCTTCAGGCTGCTGCGCTTTGTGCTGCTCATTCTGGGCGGAACCCTGGGACTGATCGGCGTCTTTATTGCGGTATTTATGATCTATGGGCATTTGGCCCATCTCCGGTCCTTCGGCTCACCCTACCTGCAGCCGCTGGCGCCGCTTGTTTTGGAAGACTGGAGAGATACCCTGTTTCGCGTCCCCTCCCAGTATATGAATAAGCGGAGCAGCTCTTTTACCGACAGCAAAAATAAAAGGAGGCAGAAGCCATGAGAGCCGTCAAGCTTGGCATGGCACTGCTGCTGCTCTTCAATCTGACCGGCTGCTGGTCCAAAACGGAGCTTGATAAATTGACCTTTATCTATGGAATATTCATTGACAAAGGGAAGGAGCCGGGTACCGTTGAAGTCACAATCAGTTCGCCGCTGCCGAACCGGCTGATGTCAGGGGCCCAGGGAGGGAGCGGCGCGTCTGACGGCAAGGCTTATTCGATGATCACCAAGACAGCACAGACTATACCGGAAGCAGTAATCCTGATTCAGAAGGATCTGTCCCGAAAGATTGAGATTTCCCATATCAAGATTGTGGTCGTGGGGAAGGAGTACGCAAGGGAAGGCATTGGGGAAATGCTTGAATGGTTCAAAAGGCAACCGGAGATCCCCCTGGGAACCTTCATCATGGCTGCACCCGGCAAAGCCAGCGAGATTCCCAAATTGTCTCCGATCTTCGAACAGTTACCGGATCAGGTACTCAGCAACATTGCCCAAGAAAACCTCCTGTTCAGCACTACGATCAGAGACTGCATGCTCTCGGAGGCCTCGCATATGGGGTATGCCATGGATTATTTATCTTTTGGACTAAAGAGCGACAACACTGAGAAGAAGGAGGAGTACTGGGTTGGGGTCGGCGGTGTAATGCTGTTCCAGGAGATGAAGATGAGAGGTCTGATGAATGTCAGTGAGGGCAGAGCCTTGGCCTGGGCTGCGGGGAATCTCGCCGGACACATCGCGTTTCCGGTATATTCGATAGACTGGGATGATGACGGCACAGGAGCTGCAAATGCCATCTTCCTCAGGAACACCGCAGCTTCCTCAGTAAGCATGACCCCCGAAGGTCCGTTGTTTCATGTGAAAATAAAAGGACATGCCAGCATCACCTACTTCAAGGATTCGGAGCACCGCGATGCGAACAAGCTCAGCTCCCTGCTTCTGAGCAAGCTTGAACAGAAGGTGGCCGGAGAAATCACAGCCGCCCTAGACCGTATTCGGCAGGAGGGTGTGGATGTGCTGCAATTGGGTATGCTGGTGGAATGGAATGATCCGGCAGAGTGGAGAAAGCTGCGTGAGCGCTGGAAAGACTACTATACCTCGGAAGCCCGGATTAAGGTGACAGCGAAATTCGTTATCGAGGATTTCGGTTCAGAAAAATAAGGGGAAGAAAAACAGTATGCAGACAACGAAATGGCAAATCACCAGGTTCTCTATCGTATATCTGGGCTCCCAGAGCACTATGTTTCTGGTTCCCGGCCTCATTGAATCCTCCGGCTATCAGGGGTGGATCGGAATTCTGGCCGGCTATGCCCTGGCGCTGATTCCGCTGTTCTTCACCGTTCAGATCGGGAAGCTGAAGGCCGGGGCAGGCTGGGTGGTTAGCGGCGAGGAAATTACGGGGAAATGGGTGCACCGGATGATAGTTCTCCTCCTCTTATGCTGGTGTGTCTACTATGCTTCGTATGATATCGAGAATTTTGTCCTGTTCTTCGGATCTAACTATCTGCGCGGAACACCGCCGTTGCTTATCCAGCTTCTTATAGGACTGGTCATTATGTACACGGCTCATCTCGGAGTCACCTCTATAGTGTATATGTCTGACGGCATATCGCTTATTTTCGTAGCTTCGACGATGCTGAGCATCTATCTGTTCATCCAGCATGCCAATTACGCCATTCTCCCGGCTTTTCTCCATTACCATGATCCGTTTATCGCGTTCAAGGACTCGTTAACCGTCATGTCCTGGCTGGGGGAATGGGTGGTGTTCCTGTTTGTTGCCCCGGAGCTCAAAATCAGCAAGAGCACCATGAAAAAGCTGGCCCTTGCAGGCATGTGCGTGATGCTGACGATTCTGCTGGGCTGGGTGATGACCTTGCTGAATTTCGGAGCCTATCTGGGCAAAGAGCTGGCGTTCCCCTATCTGCAGCTCGTCCGCAGCTCGTCCAACAACGAGCTTCTGGGCAATTCGGATCCCCTGCTGATCGGCATCTGGTCCGCTTCTATGTTCATTCACAGTTCATTTCTGATCTATGTAGCGAGTAAATGTGCTGCCTATCTTACCGGCCAGAGAGCGAAGAAGCTGCTGATTCCCGGCCTGACAGTCTGCTCTGTGACGATTGCCTATCTCTATTCCAGAAATCTGGCCCGGTATGATCACGACTATTACTCCTTCAATACGGCCCTTGTGTGGCTGATTGTAGAGTTTATTCCGATGTACTATTTCTTTGTGTTAATGCTCCGGAAGAAGCGGCAGCCGCAGGCATAAGCCAGGGCTGCAATTTCCGCTATTATATTATGTAGGCGCTTTCTGGTATGATTAGTTTATATGTACATACCTTTTTCTGGAATAGGATGGTGTTATTATTCATGAATCTTCAAGAAGCAACCGCTCTAATTGAAGCGATCCGAAGTAATCTGGCACAAGTTATTGTCGGCAAAGAGAGCGGCGTGAACCTGCTGCTGACCGCCTTGCTGGCGAATGGCCATGTGCTGCTGGAGGATGTTCCCGGCACCGGAAAGACACTGCTCGCCAAAACACTGGCCCGCTCCCTGGACTGCACGTTCAAGCGGATTCAGTTCACGCCCGACCTGCTGCCGTCCGACTTAAGCGGTATCAATTACTATAATCAGAAGACCGGCGAATTTCAATTCCGCCCCGGTCCGGTGTTTGCCAGCATTCTGCTTGCGGATGAGATCAACCGGGCTACGCCGCGCACCCAGTCCAGCCTGCTGGAGTGTATGGAGGAGCGGCAGATTACGATTGACGGCGTGACGCATGAGCTGGAGCGGCCGTTCCTGGTCATTGCTACCCAGAATCCGGTGGACAGCCAGGGGACCTTTCCGCTGCCGGAAGCGCAGCTGGACCGGTTCCTCATGCGGATTACCAGCGGGTATCCGACATTTGAGGAAGGGGTACATATCCTCCAGAGATTCCGCCAGAATAACCCGCTGGAGGATACCGCTGCGGTGGCTACGGCCCGGCAGATTCAGGACATTCAACGTCTGGCTGCGGAGGTTACTGTCAGTGACGAGCTGCTCGCTTATATGATGCGCGTGGTTGAGGCTACCCGTACCTCTCCGGCGGTCCGGCTGGGAGCAAGCCCCAGGGCAGCTTTCGCCTTGCTGCGCGCTTCGCAGGGATACGCACTGATCCAGGGCAGAAGCTACTGTATCCCGGATGATATCAAAGAGGTTGCGGTTCCTGTGCTGGCGCACCGGCTGATTCTTCAGCGCGGCCCCGGAGTCCGTGAAGGCCAGTCGGCAGAGGTAGTGCTTCAGGTACTGCGTGAAATTGAGGTGCCGGCTGAACCTGCTGTCCTGTCCAGAGGCGGAAGGGTGGAGTGATCCATGTCGCTGCCGTGGTTCATTGCAAGCACCTTCATCCTGCTGGTCCTGATCTCGCTGGTCTATGACCGGAATGCGCTGAAGAAGGTCAGCTATACCCGTTACTTCTCTGCCAAAGCGGTGTACGCCGGTGAGCAGGTAGAGATGGTTGAGGAAATCATGAACAAGAAGCTGCTGCCGCTGCCGTGGCTGCGGCTGGAATCCAGCATAGCTAAGGGGCTTGAATTCGGTAACCAGGAGAATCTGGGCATCAGCAGCGGAGAGATTTCCCAGAATCATGTCAGCCTGTTCTTCCTGAGGTCTTTCCGCCAGATCAAACGGCGGCATCATATCACTTGCAGGGAGCGGGGGCTGTTCGTCCTGGAGACGGCAACCATGACTACCGGCGATCTGTTCGGACTGAGCCGCAGCGCCAAGACCTTCCCGCTTCATCTGGAGCTGCTGGTCTACCCCGGATTGCTGCGTTTCCATGACCTTCCGTTGCCGGTTCACAGCTGGCTTGGAGAGCTGCCGGTCAAGCGCTGGATTGTCGAAGATCCGTTCCTGACCGCCGGTACAAGAGAATACAGCGCCGGGGATTCTCTGGCGAGCATTAACTGGAAGGCGACAGCCCGTACGGGAAGTATGCAGGTGCATCAAAAGGATTACACCGCCGATTCCCGGCTGGTCATCTGCCTGAACGTGGAGACGAGCGAGTCCATGTGGAGAACGGTTACCGATGTGCAGCGAATAGAGCTGGGAATCCGCTATGCGGCAACTGTAGCCGAGTATGCGATCAGCCACGGTATTGAGGTCCGGCTGCTCAGCAATGGAAGACTGGAGGGGAGCGGGGCGAGAGATTCGGTGGACACCTGGTCCATTGTTCATACCGAGGAGTTCCTTGGCCTGCTGGCCAGACTGAATCTGGACCGGACCGTGCCGATGAGCAGGCTGATGGAGATTGAAGCGGACAAGGGTGAGGCAGATAAGGATTATCTGATCATTACCTGTCACCGGGGGGCAGAGCTGCAGCTGGCAGCTTCAGGCTTAAGCTTCCTCGGAAACGGTGTAGAGTGGCTGGATATTCCTTCTGAAGGGGGCGGTGAGCTATGACTTCCCGAATCCCGGATGCCTTCAAAGAAAATTACGCCATATGGATGGCAGCCTTCATCGAATGGCTGCTGCTGCTCCCGGTATGGCTGGTGCTCCAGACTTATTTCCAGCCGGAGGCCGAGGCGCTGCGCTGGATCTATCTGCTGCCGGTACTGGCCGCAGCCGGTGTGCTGCTGCGGGAGAAGTGCAACCGCCGCTGGAAGCAGCTGCTCGCGGCGCTGGTTCTCGGAGCTATATCAGCGGCGTTAACCGGTACGCTGACACTTATGGGTCTTCCGCTGGCAGCCGGAGCGGCAGTGTCTGCCTTCCTTGGCATGACAGCAGCCACACGGGTGAACCGGCTGTGGCTGTATATCAGCGGGATCATGCTGTATTTTGTCGCTTCGATTGCCTTCTCGCGCATCCCCGGTCTCCAGCCGAGTGCACCGGTGCTCACCTGGAGCGGCAGCTTGTGCCTGATCCTGGCACTGCTCGCTACGAACAGCACCCACCTGCGTTATAGCTCCTTGAACGGAGGTGCAGGAAATCTGCCTCAAGGACTGCGGCGGCATAACCGGATGTTCGTAATCGGCTTCATTATCCTGGCAGCACTGCTTGCAGCGGGGGGCGGTAGGGCGGTTGGGATGCTGCTGTGGAATATGACACGGGCATTCTTTGCCTGGCTCAGCCGGTTATCCTCCGGTTCCGAGGAGGCACCGCCAGCAGAAGCTCTGCCTGAGGCCATCCCTCCCATGCCGGCAGCGGAGCCGGGGGAGCCTGGCTTGTTGTCGATGATTTTAAATATAGGCTTCTATATTCTTGGTGCGGCAGCCATTCTTGCCCTGATGTATTTTATTCTGCGTTGGTTGTACAGAAATACAGGAGGTATCCTGCGCAGAGCGATGGACAGGCTGCTGTCCCTGCTGCGCAGAGACACACCTGCGGCTGCGGGGTATCAGGATGAGGAGACCAGCCTGTTCAACTGGGAGCAGACGGTCCAGGATTTCCGGCAATACGTGCGTTCCAAGCTGACACCAGCCAGCCGCCGGGACCGCTGGGAGGGGATGGACGGCAGCCGCGAGCGCATCCGCTGGCTCTACCGGCACTGGCTGCGGGCCAGACATGCGGAAGGGTATGAGGTGAAGCCCTACCTGACCCCGCAGGAGACAGCCGCCGATGTAGCCGCCTGGTCGCAAGGCCAGAAGCGCTCAAGCAAACACTCTGGCGGAGATGCCTCTGCCAATGACCGGCTGCTCGGCCTGTATAACAAGGCCCGCTATACGGAGGAGGAGCTGATTGAACTTACTGCCGCTGAGGCGGCAGCGCTTAAGGAGCAGTTGAAGCTGTAGCAGCTTCATTACGTTCAGCGAATATTGGGAAGGAGCAGCAGCTGTGACTACTTATCTGCGCGCTAATTCCGTAGCCTGAATGTGATCGTACAGCGTATCCAGTGGACAGGGTCAGAACAGCAGACGCAGCAGCATCAGTGTCACAATACCGGTCAATACGGTAGCCAGCAGGCTGCGGGTCTTGACGGCTACCCAGAAGGTGGGGAGGGCGGCGATTAGCTCCACATTGGTGGACAGGGCTGCGAACCTGCCGCCGGTTACGAGCAGCTCTTGGGCAACCAGTGCAGCCATGACAGCAATCGGCACATAGCTTAGCCAGCGCATGCCCCATTCCGGGATAGCGATCCGGCTCAGCAGCATCAGCGGAAGGACACGCGGAATGAAGGTGACGAGGGCGGCTCCGAGAATGATTACAGCAATATCGAGTCTTATTTCCATTGTTCCATCACGACTCCAATCGTTGAGGCTACCAGCGCAGCAGCTATGACGCCCATGCTGGGCGACCACAGCACAGAGACGAGTACGGCAACAACAACAGCCGCTAAGCCGACAGTGATATCCAGTCTATACTTGCGCCGTCCCATAATGGTCAGGACCAGCAGCCCGATGAACATAGCCGGCAAGGCGAAATCCAGTCCCCACTTCTCGGGGCTGGATATCCATTGGCCGAGAATAGCGCCGGCGATATTGGCCAGGAACCAGTTCAGATAAGCGGTAATATTCAGGCCGTGCATCCATCTCTCGCTGATCTGCTTCCTTGCGGCGCTCTTCTGAATGGCTACGCCGAAGGTCTCATCTGTGAGCAGTGAGCCGATCAGCAGGTTGCGCAGCGGGGTCAGGTGGCGGAAGTAAGGCGACAATGCTGCGCTTAACAGCAGATGCCGCAGGTTAACCAGCAGAATCGTAATGACAATACCGGAGGCGCTGCTCCCGGCGGCAATCATGCCAGCGGCAATGAACTGGGCCGAACCGGCGTACAGGATGATGGAGATCATGGCGATTTCGGCAAGGGTCAGCCCCGCTGTTTTCTCCACAACGCCTGCGGCGAACCCGATGCTTAAGTATCCGAGCAGAGTGGGGAGGCAGTCCTTGACCCCTTGCCAGAACGTTTCGCTGCACTCCGGCACACTTGGGCTATCTGTAACCAGGCTGCCGCCGGATAGCGGCTCCTGATGGATGGATTCTGGCTTCATAGGCATGCTCCTTCTGGGTCATGGAATAACGGCTGGTATCAGACCTTAACGAGCCAGCGCCCCATTTCCGCAGCAGTCCTTCGGATGCTGTAGGCGCTGGAACGCTAGCAACTGCATTTAGTACAATGGAATGCTGTAAAAAAGGCTTCGAAATAGAATCTATTGTATTCTGTACAATGGAATGTTGAAAAAAGGCCGTTTTTCACTTAAAACACAACATTCTACGGTATGAAATACAATAGAATCTCATTTTACGGTCAGCAATGCGGTTTCTATTGCAGGAAATACAATATGCTACTTGAATGTAAGAGTAGAAGTCGGCAACGGGCGCCGTATCAGCCTAAGTTCGCGCCCCGATTAGAGTGCATAAGTAGGCTTAATTGCAATCTGTACAACTAAATCGCCCTATATGCCGCTGAATCTCTATTTAGAATACAGTTAGAAGAGGAAAGCCTTCCGTGTCACTGTTTTTAGTTGCACAGAATACACTTATCTCTAAAGGGTACGCTATGAACAGAAATACATTGTATTAATATCTAATAATTCATAGCGAATTGCAAGGGAATATTAGCTGTAACTGTAAAAAGGGTTCCGCCGTCCGCAGAGCGATCTGCGGCAGCGGAACCCTTTTGGATTCATGGTTATTTCAAGACCAGTACGCCAAATCCTTCCATCGTATAGCTGCCCGACAGGGTCTGGCCGCTTAAGAGATCCGTCTTGGCTGTCTTAAGCACAATCTGTGCCGGTTCTTCGCTGTAGTTGAGCAGGAAGGCGACACCGGAAGAGGCGTCTTCCCCCGTGGCACGAATCTGAAGTTCAACCTCTGGCGGCAGCTCCGCCCAATCGGCGGCTGGCGAGACCAGTCCCAGGCTGCCAAGCATCTGCAGCACAGCAGGCTCATTGAACACGGCGCCGTAATACCATACTTCGCCTTTGCCCCGGGTGTTGCGGGTTACCGCCGGCTTGCCGGCATAGTAGTCGGTCGCATAGGTTGCCATGACCTCCACACTGTCCTCTTCCACATGCAGGATATCATTGAAGGCATCTGCACCGGTCAGCGCCTCAGGTTCATGATTCCAGCGGATGGAGGTAGGCTTGCGTGTTCCTTTGACCAGCGTGAATTCTTCCACGGTTACCCCGCACATCTCCTGTGCCGCTCCGGGAAAAGGCCGCATGTAGCATTGTCCGGTAATATCCTTGTAGCCTGTGCGGCAGCCGAAGACCAGCTTTCCGCCTTGTTGCACATACTGGTCCAGCAGGGCCGCCGTATCATCGGTCATAATCGCCGGATGCGGGTAGACCAGCACTTCATAACGGGCAAGCTCTGCAAGGGTTGTATGGCTGCGCAGGTACAGAACGTCATTCGGAATATGCTTCCGCTGCAGAGCCTTGAACCATTCCTTGTTGCTCTGCCACATGAACGGGCCATGCCAGACATCATATTCCCCGTCCCACTCATTGTCATAATCACGCACGATAGCAACGCTCGCCTGAGTCCGGCTGCCGATGAACTGCTGCCCGATGCTTGCCAGCTCGCGGCCGATCTGCTCCGCTTCTCTTACCCGCCGGTTAGGCTGGTTATGGTAGTCGTTCAAGCCATGCCAATAGATCTCATTGCCCATGGTGGCGGTCCGCCAGCGGAAATAGAGCAGCATATCAGCGCCGTGGGCGACCGACTGGTAGGTCCACAGCCGCATCTGTCCCGGCTTCGGTGAAGGCATGTCCAGCCGGTTGACCCAGCCCCCCGGACCGGATTGCTGCTCCATGACACAGAAATTGCTGCTGACCGAACGTACTGCTGACAGGGACAGTCCCCAGCCGCGGTCAAGCATCGGGTTCACCTCAGACGGATCGAAACCGATGGTGGAGAACTGCGGATACGAGTCATAGCTGAAGAAATCCAGCAGCTCGTCATTCAGCTCATGGCTGTCCAGATGTCCGAACAGCCCGTTCGTGGTAACCCACTGGTTAGGGGCCAATTCCCGAAGGATATCTGCCTGGATTTTGGCGAAATGGATGGTGTTATCAGAGATGAAGCGCTTCTCATCCAGAGCCTGGTGCGGATTCGGCTGATTCGGTGAAGGAGTAGGCCGGGTGAGGCAGACCTGTGACCAGCTCGTATAGGTCTGATTCCAGAACACCGTGCCCCAAGCCTGATTAAGCTTGTCCAAGGTGACATACTTCTCCTGCAGCCAGAGGCGGAAGGCCTGATGATCACTCTCCGAGTAGAATACATTGATCTCACAGTTCAGCTCGTTGTCAATCTGCCAGCCGACAACACCCGGATGATTGCCGTAATGTTCAGCAAGCTTCGTTACAATCCGGGCACAGAGCTCACGGTATTTGGGACTGCTGTAGTTGTAATGGCGGCGCATGCCGTGCTGTAGCGTCACACCTTCATAAGTAACATTCAAGGCCTCAGGATACTTCTCTGTAAGCCAGGCAGGCGGAGTAGCCGTAGGCGTTCCCAGAATAACCTTCAGCCCGTAGCTGTGTGCCATGTCGACCGCACGGTCAAACAGATCGTATTGAAACACGCCTTCCTCCGGTTCAAAAATGGACCAGGCGAACTCAGCCAGACGAACAATGGTGAATCCGGTTTCAACCATACGCCGGTAATCGTCAGCCCACATGGATTCAGGCCAGTGCTCGGGATAATAGCAGACGCCCAGTTCAAATCGTTCTGCTGCAACAGGTTTCTTCATCTTAACCTCCAAGTGTAAAAATATGCTTTAATTAAGCTACCAATCTATTGTATTATCAGCAGTGTATCCACTTATATAACAGAATATTGCTATAATATCATTATATTGCGTGCTTGATTCAGCGCAGGGCAGGAGGAGATTCACATGAGAAAACACTGGGTTCTGCCGCAGCCTGCTTATGCCCACTATGTATGTTATCCGGAGATGCTGGGGCATTACAGCGACTTCCCGGAGCATGCAGAGCGCAGAAGCGAGGGGTTCCTGAACAGCTATAATCTCCACATGGTTTTCGGGGGAGAAGGGTATGTATTTCAGGGAGGGGAGCGGATATCCATGAGGCGGGGCAGCGGCTTTCTTTTTCCCAGAGGGGCTTATCAGCAGTACGGTTCTGATCCCGGCGCCGCCTGGGATGTGCGCTGGATGCACTTCGCCACGGCGATGCCTCTGCCTATGCTGGAGGAGGCGGATCAGTCACGCGGCTACTTCTTCACCTTCGATCCCGGTACCGGTTATGAAGCGCTCTTCGAGGAAAT is part of the Paenibacillus sp. FSL M7-0420 genome and harbors:
- a CDS encoding spore germination protein translates to MLELIKEQLTDCSDAVYQSINVYGHSCMLIYIPSIVDTLSLQEFVATPLKAEANAEPHWPDFMERLDHGSAFAIPYIKAYHPGRVVELIVSGNPVLSIAGLPYVYYFEIAHYQKRAVSESQNELVVIGPQEAFIEDIQTNLSLLRHKIKHADLKTKHFAIGKYTKTDVYLVYLEGLCKPEILAEMEQKLGSLDVDGILGISYLAEHMSRGQFSPFPLYQYTERPDSVAASLMEGRVGILQDGTPSALLAPVTFFALLQSSEDYYQSFYAGSWIRLVRLFFSLISMILPSLYVAITTFHSQIIPSDLLITIAAARENIPFTALTEALIMELTFEALREAGTRIPKPVGQTVSIIGGIVIGQAAVQAGIVSAPMVIVVSITGIASYIIPHLELGLTFRLLRFVLLILGGTLGLIGVFIAVFMIYGHLAHLRSFGSPYLQPLAPLVLEDWRDTLFRVPSQYMNKRSSSFTDSKNKRRQKP
- a CDS encoding Ger(x)C family spore germination protein gives rise to the protein MRAVKLGMALLLLFNLTGCWSKTELDKLTFIYGIFIDKGKEPGTVEVTISSPLPNRLMSGAQGGSGASDGKAYSMITKTAQTIPEAVILIQKDLSRKIEISHIKIVVVGKEYAREGIGEMLEWFKRQPEIPLGTFIMAAPGKASEIPKLSPIFEQLPDQVLSNIAQENLLFSTTIRDCMLSEASHMGYAMDYLSFGLKSDNTEKKEEYWVGVGGVMLFQEMKMRGLMNVSEGRALAWAAGNLAGHIAFPVYSIDWDDDGTGAANAIFLRNTAASSVSMTPEGPLFHVKIKGHASITYFKDSEHRDANKLSSLLLSKLEQKVAGEITAALDRIRQEGVDVLQLGMLVEWNDPAEWRKLRERWKDYYTSEARIKVTAKFVIEDFGSEK
- a CDS encoding GerAB/ArcD/ProY family transporter yields the protein MQTTKWQITRFSIVYLGSQSTMFLVPGLIESSGYQGWIGILAGYALALIPLFFTVQIGKLKAGAGWVVSGEEITGKWVHRMIVLLLLCWCVYYASYDIENFVLFFGSNYLRGTPPLLIQLLIGLVIMYTAHLGVTSIVYMSDGISLIFVASTMLSIYLFIQHANYAILPAFLHYHDPFIAFKDSLTVMSWLGEWVVFLFVAPELKISKSTMKKLALAGMCVMLTILLGWVMTLLNFGAYLGKELAFPYLQLVRSSSNNELLGNSDPLLIGIWSASMFIHSSFLIYVASKCAAYLTGQRAKKLLIPGLTVCSVTIAYLYSRNLARYDHDYYSFNTALVWLIVEFIPMYYFFVLMLRKKRQPQA
- a CDS encoding AAA family ATPase, whose protein sequence is MNLQEATALIEAIRSNLAQVIVGKESGVNLLLTALLANGHVLLEDVPGTGKTLLAKTLARSLDCTFKRIQFTPDLLPSDLSGINYYNQKTGEFQFRPGPVFASILLADEINRATPRTQSSLLECMEERQITIDGVTHELERPFLVIATQNPVDSQGTFPLPEAQLDRFLMRITSGYPTFEEGVHILQRFRQNNPLEDTAAVATARQIQDIQRLAAEVTVSDELLAYMMRVVEATRTSPAVRLGASPRAAFALLRASQGYALIQGRSYCIPDDIKEVAVPVLAHRLILQRGPGVREGQSAEVVLQVLREIEVPAEPAVLSRGGRVE
- a CDS encoding DUF58 domain-containing protein, whose amino-acid sequence is MSLPWFIASTFILLVLISLVYDRNALKKVSYTRYFSAKAVYAGEQVEMVEEIMNKKLLPLPWLRLESSIAKGLEFGNQENLGISSGEISQNHVSLFFLRSFRQIKRRHHITCRERGLFVLETATMTTGDLFGLSRSAKTFPLHLELLVYPGLLRFHDLPLPVHSWLGELPVKRWIVEDPFLTAGTREYSAGDSLASINWKATARTGSMQVHQKDYTADSRLVICLNVETSESMWRTVTDVQRIELGIRYAATVAEYAISHGIEVRLLSNGRLEGSGARDSVDTWSIVHTEEFLGLLARLNLDRTVPMSRLMEIEADKGEADKDYLIITCHRGAELQLAASGLSFLGNGVEWLDIPSEGGGEL
- a CDS encoding AzlD domain-containing protein; this translates as MEIRLDIAVIILGAALVTFIPRVLPLMLLSRIAIPEWGMRWLSYVPIAVMAALVAQELLVTGGRFAALSTNVELIAALPTFWVAVKTRSLLATVLTGIVTLMLLRLLF
- a CDS encoding AzlC family ABC transporter permease; translation: MKPESIHQEPLSGGSLVTDSPSVPECSETFWQGVKDCLPTLLGYLSIGFAAGVVEKTAGLTLAEIAMISIILYAGSAQFIAAGMIAAGSSASGIVITILLVNLRHLLLSAALSPYFRHLTPLRNLLIGSLLTDETFGVAIQKSAARKQISERWMHGLNITAYLNWFLANIAGAILGQWISSPEKWGLDFALPAMFIGLLVLTIMGRRKYRLDITVGLAAVVVAVLVSVLWSPSMGVIAAALVASTIGVVMEQWK
- a CDS encoding beta-galactosidase, whose amino-acid sequence is MKKPVAAERFELGVCYYPEHWPESMWADDYRRMVETGFTIVRLAEFAWSIFEPEEGVFQYDLFDRAVDMAHSYGLKVILGTPTATPPAWLTEKYPEALNVTYEGVTLQHGMRRHYNYSSPKYRELCARIVTKLAEHYGNHPGVVGWQIDNELNCEINVFYSESDHQAFRLWLQEKYVTLDKLNQAWGTVFWNQTYTSWSQVCLTRPTPSPNQPNPHQALDEKRFISDNTIHFAKIQADILRELAPNQWVTTNGLFGHLDSHELNDELLDFFSYDSYPQFSTIGFDPSEVNPMLDRGWGLSLSAVRSVSSNFCVMEQQSGPGGWVNRLDMPSPKPGQMRLWTYQSVAHGADMLLYFRWRTATMGNEIYWHGLNDYHNQPNRRVREAEQIGRELASIGQQFIGSRTQASVAIVRDYDNEWDGEYDVWHGPFMWQSNKEWFKALQRKHIPNDVLYLRSHTTLAELARYEVLVYPHPAIMTDDTAALLDQYVQQGGKLVFGCRTGYKDITGQCYMRPFPGAAQEMCGVTVEEFTLVKGTRKPTSIRWNHEPEALTGADAFNDILHVEEDSVEVMATYATDYYAGKPAVTRNTRGKGEVWYYGAVFNEPAVLQMLGSLGLVSPAADWAELPPEVELQIRATGEDASSGVAFLLNYSEEPAQIVLKTAKTDLLSGQTLSGSYTMEGFGVLVLK